One part of the Rothia sp. ZJ932 genome encodes these proteins:
- a CDS encoding MFS transporter has translation MKVLKYDGMPAIVATFALAISGLSLLLPATPAWVVSGGAGSLGAGLTTATLMGCTVATQLCMPRILRRWGWTRVLVTGALLMGLPAPLQAFSPNLGLVLVSSGLRGVGFGILTVCASTALTLLIPAEARGRAVGLYGLAAAGTQMILTPLAPWLVELWGFRPVLVLGVLPALGVPFAYKLGKLVDALPPQPVRERQAGGSVLSRIWPALLTLTLTTSAGGAFMTFADQLSPSASAAAVALLVLTVMATPTRLYGGGLTDRFGTRVLMSPVLALTAVGLLLISFSTREPTPDSRLVLLLGGVLLLGFGYGFLQSVTMVRAFADSEGETTRASVAWNVNFDVGTGLGGLMLGALMQVSTASTAWLLWAALLLVTAVLLGFKDARERQSAGR, from the coding sequence GTGAAGGTTTTAAAGTACGACGGTATGCCCGCTATTGTTGCCACTTTTGCGCTGGCTATTAGCGGTCTGTCGCTTCTATTGCCAGCTACTCCTGCGTGGGTGGTAAGCGGCGGCGCGGGTTCTCTGGGTGCTGGTTTAACGACGGCGACGCTGATGGGGTGTACCGTTGCTACCCAGTTATGCATGCCGAGGATTCTGCGGCGGTGGGGGTGGACGCGCGTCCTCGTGACCGGTGCGCTGCTCATGGGTTTGCCCGCGCCCTTGCAGGCTTTCTCACCGAATCTGGGCCTGGTGCTGGTGAGCTCGGGGCTTCGCGGGGTTGGTTTCGGTATTTTGACAGTGTGCGCTTCAACCGCGCTGACGCTGTTGATTCCGGCGGAGGCACGCGGTCGAGCGGTAGGTTTGTACGGGCTGGCGGCGGCTGGTACGCAGATGATTTTGACGCCGTTGGCTCCCTGGCTGGTTGAGCTGTGGGGCTTTCGCCCGGTCTTGGTGCTGGGTGTTCTGCCTGCCCTGGGTGTTCCTTTTGCTTATAAGTTAGGCAAGCTGGTGGACGCCTTACCGCCGCAGCCTGTACGCGAGCGGCAAGCCGGTGGCAGCGTCCTGTCCCGTATTTGGCCGGCACTTCTCACTTTGACCCTGACCACAAGCGCGGGTGGTGCTTTCATGACATTCGCTGATCAGCTCTCACCGTCAGCCAGTGCAGCGGCGGTGGCGTTGCTGGTATTGACCGTTATGGCAACTCCCACCCGGTTGTACGGTGGAGGGCTGACAGATAGATTTGGTACCCGCGTACTAATGTCGCCGGTGTTGGCGCTCACCGCGGTGGGCTTATTGCTCATTAGTTTTTCTACGCGAGAACCTACCCCTGATTCCCGTTTGGTATTGCTGCTGGGCGGGGTGTTGCTGTTGGGCTTTGGGTACGGTTTCTTGCAGAGCGTTACGATGGTACGAGCTTTCGCGGATTCCGAGGGTGAGACAACCCGCGCGTCCGTGGCGTGGAACGTTAATTTCGATGTGGGCACCGGGTTAGGCGGGCTCATGTTGGGTGCGTTGATGCAGGTTTCTACTGCCTCTACCGCCTGGTTGCTGTGGGCAGCGTTGCTGCTTGTGACAGCTGTGTTACTGGGGTTCAAGGACGCGCGCGAGCGACAGAGCGCCGGGCGGTAG
- the treR gene encoding trehalose operon repressor → MANKYQHVASNLTDRIESGEFQVGTLLPSEKHLAAHYQVSRETTRKALALLTDEGRIQKMVGKGSIVISPTRYTLPVSNLVSYTQFLRSNGLTSENRVFALEKAPVPARPFIEIDPAHSPGREATYVGRVRVIDGLPSIIDHDFILTSVVPDISIEVAQTSLYSYFEGELGLAIAYSPKQITVEPANAQDRELLGLTPGAYIAVTSSITHLADTTAFQFSQSRHRADKFKYQDFARRK, encoded by the coding sequence ATGGCCAACAAGTACCAGCACGTAGCGAGCAACCTCACCGACCGCATAGAGTCCGGCGAATTCCAGGTAGGCACCCTCCTGCCCAGCGAAAAACACCTCGCCGCCCACTACCAGGTCTCCCGCGAAACAACACGCAAGGCGCTCGCACTGCTCACCGATGAGGGACGCATCCAAAAAATGGTCGGCAAGGGCTCCATCGTTATCAGCCCCACCCGCTACACCCTGCCGGTCTCTAACCTCGTTAGTTACACCCAGTTTCTCAGAAGCAACGGCCTCACCTCGGAAAACCGCGTGTTTGCCCTCGAAAAAGCGCCGGTGCCCGCCCGCCCTTTTATTGAAATAGATCCCGCCCACTCCCCCGGCAGAGAAGCTACCTATGTGGGGCGCGTTCGCGTCATTGACGGGCTACCCTCAATTATCGACCACGATTTCATTCTCACCTCAGTAGTACCCGATATCAGTATTGAAGTCGCCCAGACCTCCCTCTACTCCTACTTTGAGGGGGAACTCGGGCTCGCTATCGCCTACTCCCCCAAGCAAATCACCGTGGAGCCAGCCAACGCCCAAGACCGCGAGCTTTTAGGGCTGACCCCCGGCGCTTACATAGCGGTCACCAGCTCCATTACCCACCTAGCTGATACCACAGCCTTTCAGTTCTCACAGTCGCGCCACCGCGCTGATAAGTTCAAGTACCAAGATTTTGCCCGCCGCAAGTAA
- a CDS encoding sensor histidine kinase: MNTSPTFSEEPTRPLVPEHTAQLPPADPQGADAGEDPVPGVASVETRPHKTLWRRMASPFYVLGVGPWLAIITLVLLAVVSSTLVSVLMPFVASSLIFLASGVLLLLAPFTLIFATLLAPPIAVCFGYFERWRLRMTGHGEVPNGHVPVPLSQFTHWYKVRFTEVATWRELGSLILGQVISTLAAVVMAFEALCLWAAGLLFWVLAIKRDTINLWYPNNAYFQGMTDREIAEYREYGFPFDPNIDPDNPQWQLTPEHWWLPIALILAGLFVFAYLNGIIGGASASLSKMVLSPHPEEYERKLAKLTASRSTIVDSFESERRRIERNLHDGVQQELVNISLRLGLAEMEAKNLVAAGHPAHNLHTQVAQAKGDLTHALETLRNTVRGIYPAVLEDHGLHAALEELAHHTIIPTHLDYRVNVPLPRDAERVAYYTANEAVANALKHSSASALTITATNSAAQFILDITDNGGGGADPTRGTGLAGLRERAETLGGTVEVTSVPRASSTVTLTLPLPGC, encoded by the coding sequence ATGAACACGTCACCTACATTCTCAGAAGAACCAACCCGGCCTCTGGTACCGGAACACACCGCCCAGCTGCCCCCTGCCGATCCTCAGGGTGCGGACGCGGGTGAAGACCCCGTGCCGGGGGTCGCGTCCGTGGAAACCCGCCCCCACAAAACCCTGTGGCGACGCATGGCAAGCCCCTTCTACGTACTGGGGGTAGGACCCTGGCTAGCGATCATCACCTTGGTGCTACTTGCCGTTGTGAGCTCAACTCTCGTAAGTGTCTTGATGCCTTTTGTTGCTAGCAGTCTTATCTTTCTGGCATCCGGTGTTCTGCTACTGCTAGCACCCTTTACGCTCATCTTCGCAACCTTGCTAGCACCGCCGATTGCAGTCTGCTTTGGATACTTTGAACGATGGCGCTTACGCATGACAGGTCACGGCGAGGTGCCAAATGGTCACGTACCGGTGCCACTTTCACAATTTACCCACTGGTATAAGGTGCGCTTCACCGAAGTCGCGACATGGCGCGAGCTGGGATCGCTGATTCTGGGGCAGGTGATTAGCACACTAGCTGCTGTTGTCATGGCATTTGAAGCGCTATGCCTGTGGGCAGCAGGGCTGCTCTTCTGGGTACTGGCTATCAAGCGAGATACCATCAACCTCTGGTACCCGAATAATGCCTATTTTCAGGGCATGACTGACCGGGAAATCGCAGAATATAGAGAGTATGGTTTTCCGTTTGACCCCAATATTGACCCCGATAATCCTCAGTGGCAGCTGACTCCTGAGCACTGGTGGCTGCCGATTGCACTGATTCTTGCTGGTCTCTTTGTCTTTGCTTACCTCAATGGCATCATAGGTGGTGCAAGCGCGTCTCTGTCAAAGATGGTGCTCTCACCTCACCCCGAGGAGTACGAGCGTAAGCTGGCGAAACTCACCGCATCACGCTCTACCATCGTGGATTCCTTTGAATCCGAACGTCGACGCATTGAACGCAACCTGCATGACGGGGTGCAACAGGAGCTGGTGAACATTAGCTTGCGTTTGGGACTCGCCGAGATGGAAGCCAAAAACCTAGTGGCGGCGGGCCACCCCGCGCACAACCTGCACACCCAAGTTGCACAGGCTAAAGGGGATCTCACCCACGCCCTTGAGACCCTGCGTAACACCGTGCGAGGCATCTACCCGGCAGTGCTTGAAGACCACGGTCTGCACGCCGCCCTGGAAGAACTCGCCCACCACACCATCATCCCCACCCACCTTGATTACCGCGTAAACGTTCCCCTACCTCGAGATGCTGAACGGGTAGCCTACTACACCGCCAACGAAGCCGTGGCTAACGCGCTCAAGCACAGCAGCGCGTCCGCCCTCACTATTACCGCCACCAATTCAGCTGCCCAGTTCATTCTGGATATCACCGATAACGGCGGGGGCGGTGCTGACCCCACCCGCGGTACAGGGCTAGCCGGTCTGCGTGAGCGCGCCGAAACCCTCGGCGGCACTGTAGAAGTAACCAGCGTGCCCAGAGCATCCAGCACAGTAACCCTCACCCTGCCCTTGCCAGGGTGCTAA
- a CDS encoding NAD-dependent succinate-semialdehyde dehydrogenase codes for MSTYALTNANTGEVEQTFDSLTPDQIPGIIEHAHKAHLEWKTTPYAKRAEVLNKCASLLDEKQDELADIIGREMGKPLPQGKAELAKVARTARWYAAHSEQFLVPTELPATGAERTYVRHDPLGVLFGVMPWNFPYNQLARFTMPNLMVGNSILMKQASICPVSSQKFQELLEEAGLPSGVYTNIYLNTEDAEQVLKDFRVKGFSVTGSEGAGAAIAGIAGKNLKRGVLELGGNDPFVVLDTDDVKALAQQAVTYRTTNAGQVCTSPKRFIVVEELYDEFVAAAKEAIEAVKVGDYNDPEINMGPLSSESARDDILEALEQAKKDGATLVTGGEKLERLGWFMRPALLTDVDIDSDTGRHEIFGPVMIIFKAKDEEDALRLANHTEYGLMASVWTTDLDKGRHFAERINAGMTFVNKHMESEPNFPFGGINKSGFGRENAQWGLREFTNEHLVRVHQQ; via the coding sequence ATGAGTACTTACGCATTAACTAATGCAAACACGGGTGAAGTTGAGCAGACTTTCGATTCGCTCACCCCCGATCAGATTCCCGGCATCATTGAGCACGCCCACAAAGCTCATCTTGAGTGGAAGACCACCCCCTACGCCAAACGCGCCGAGGTGCTGAACAAGTGCGCGTCTTTGCTTGATGAAAAGCAGGACGAGCTTGCAGATATTATCGGACGCGAGATGGGCAAGCCCCTACCACAGGGCAAAGCCGAGCTGGCGAAGGTTGCCCGCACTGCCCGCTGGTATGCGGCTCATTCTGAACAGTTCCTCGTGCCCACCGAGTTGCCCGCAACCGGCGCTGAACGCACCTATGTTCGCCATGATCCGCTCGGGGTGCTGTTTGGTGTAATGCCGTGGAACTTCCCCTACAACCAGCTGGCACGTTTCACCATGCCGAATTTGATGGTGGGTAACAGCATCCTCATGAAGCAGGCATCAATCTGCCCGGTGTCATCGCAGAAGTTCCAGGAGCTACTTGAAGAGGCTGGTCTGCCTAGCGGTGTTTACACCAACATTTACTTGAATACCGAAGATGCTGAGCAGGTGCTCAAAGACTTCCGCGTTAAGGGTTTCTCTGTGACCGGTTCAGAGGGTGCAGGCGCAGCTATTGCCGGTATTGCAGGCAAGAACCTCAAGCGCGGCGTCCTTGAGCTCGGCGGTAACGACCCCTTTGTGGTGCTTGATACCGACGATGTGAAGGCACTGGCACAGCAGGCAGTTACCTACCGCACCACTAACGCAGGTCAGGTCTGCACTTCTCCTAAGCGTTTCATCGTGGTTGAAGAGCTCTACGATGAGTTCGTGGCAGCGGCAAAAGAAGCGATTGAAGCGGTGAAGGTCGGCGACTACAACGACCCCGAGATTAATATGGGTCCTCTGTCTTCAGAATCAGCTCGTGACGATATTCTTGAGGCACTTGAGCAGGCAAAGAAGGACGGCGCGACTCTGGTCACCGGCGGCGAGAAGCTGGAGCGCCTAGGGTGGTTCATGCGTCCTGCTCTGCTGACCGACGTCGATATCGACTCAGACACCGGCCGCCACGAAATCTTCGGTCCGGTTATGATAATTTTCAAGGCGAAGGACGAAGAGGACGCGTTGCGCCTGGCGAATCATACCGAGTACGGTCTGATGGCGTCAGTATGGACCACCGACCTCGATAAGGGTCGCCACTTCGCTGAGCGCATCAATGCCGGTATGACCTTCGTAAATAAGCACATGGAGTCAGAACCGAACTTCCCCTTTGGCGGCATCAACAAGTCCGGCTTCGGACGCGAAAACGCCCAGTGGGGTCTGCGCGAATTCACCAATGAACACCTGGTGAGAGTGCACCAGCAGTAG
- a CDS encoding flavin reductase family protein produces the protein MKRKNILSRMSYAALGLITHPQDPREFIQVFNPLSSSHYTRGVVTEVHHETPDSATITFTAGEGWASHKAGQWARIGVSVNGRRLWRPYSISAAEDTAPSVTVKARGRVSEALVYGTKPGDILYLERPAGQFLLEISPTALLFLTAGSGITPVMSMLRTLMPRRPDHDVVLIHSSANQESTIFHDEILELADQFPGFKPRFHFTKSLGRLTLREAGQLAALHPDILERTIYACGPDEFVGDIEAAVQEADGNIVVERFDTRLLPSDYSGPGTLVINNGTEITVPENQSILEASENAGTELPHGCRSGVCRSCLVMMSDGAVKNMRTGEMIDEPGMIQSCISRPSPHAILEL, from the coding sequence GTGAAGAGAAAAAATATTCTTTCTCGTATGTCGTATGCGGCATTGGGTTTGATCACCCACCCGCAGGATCCTCGTGAGTTCATTCAGGTTTTTAACCCTCTGTCGAGTTCGCATTATACCCGCGGTGTGGTGACCGAGGTTCACCATGAAACACCTGACTCTGCGACCATTACTTTTACTGCCGGTGAGGGGTGGGCATCGCACAAAGCCGGGCAGTGGGCGCGCATTGGAGTTTCTGTGAACGGACGCAGACTGTGGCGTCCTTACTCCATTAGTGCCGCCGAAGACACGGCACCGTCAGTCACTGTCAAAGCACGCGGACGTGTCTCAGAAGCCTTGGTATACGGCACGAAACCCGGCGATATTCTTTACCTTGAGCGTCCTGCTGGTCAGTTTCTGCTAGAAATCAGCCCCACCGCGCTTTTGTTTTTGACGGCTGGTTCGGGTATCACCCCGGTTATGTCGATGCTGCGCACGCTCATGCCTCGCCGCCCCGACCATGACGTGGTGCTAATCCATTCTTCGGCAAACCAAGAATCCACCATATTTCACGATGAAATTTTGGAACTTGCCGACCAATTTCCCGGTTTCAAGCCGCGTTTTCACTTCACAAAATCACTGGGACGCTTGACCCTGCGCGAAGCAGGACAGCTGGCTGCCCTGCATCCCGATATTCTTGAGCGCACCATTTACGCCTGCGGCCCGGATGAATTTGTGGGTGATATCGAGGCCGCCGTGCAAGAAGCAGACGGCAATATCGTCGTTGAACGCTTCGATACCCGCTTGCTGCCCTCAGATTACAGCGGCCCCGGCACCTTGGTTATCAACAATGGCACTGAAATCACGGTGCCTGAGAACCAGAGCATTCTCGAAGCCAGCGAGAATGCCGGCACAGAACTGCCGCACGGCTGCCGGTCGGGTGTGTGCCGTAGCTGCTTGGTCATGATGAGCGACGGCGCTGTGAAAAATATGCGCACCGGCGAAATGATTGATGAACCCGGCATGATTCAAAGCTGCATTTCGCGCCCCTCACCCCACGCCATTTTAGAACTGTAA
- a CDS encoding alpha,alpha-phosphotrehalase has translation MSFADKVIYQIYPKSFYDSTGSGVGDLRGVIEKVSYIASLGVDMVWFNPFFASPQKDNGYDISNYYAIEPSMGTMSDLEELIAALDEHGIGVMFDMVFNHVSTEHEWFQRALAGEKEYQDFFYLQPAQVNGSLPTNWKSKFGGPAWEPFGDTNLYYLHLYDVSQADLNWHNPRVRQELFNVVNFWRDKGVRGFRFDVINVIGKDEVLLDAPEGTLDKLMYTDTPRVHTWVKEMNRASFGNDANSVTVGELSSTTIENGVLYSAPARDELSMIFSFHHLKVDYDAGNKWSRVPFDFEALKGLWHGWAEGVQAGNGWNALFLNNHDQPRALNRFGDVETYRVESATMLAAAVHLSRGTPYIYMGEEIGMVDPVYSSMDDYVDVEAHNAFATLRESGLSEAQAFEVVVSKARDNSRTPMQWDASAHAGFTSGTPWLGTADYAEINVEAEQREGKILPFYKKLIALRHEYPVISRGRYTPWVADHRSVYAFTRQDGEGSAATELLVLNNFYGEATDVSVPERFIGGQVLISNYSADAPTSGAYRLLPYQTLAVLIQGGQ, from the coding sequence TTGAGCTTTGCAGATAAAGTGATCTACCAGATCTACCCCAAGTCTTTTTACGATTCGACAGGGTCAGGTGTGGGCGATTTACGCGGCGTCATCGAAAAAGTATCCTACATTGCCTCGCTGGGCGTCGATATGGTCTGGTTCAACCCCTTCTTTGCTTCACCGCAAAAAGACAACGGCTACGACATCTCCAACTATTACGCGATTGAACCCAGCATGGGCACCATGAGCGACCTTGAAGAACTCATCGCAGCTCTCGACGAGCACGGCATCGGTGTCATGTTCGATATGGTCTTCAACCACGTTTCTACCGAGCACGAGTGGTTTCAGCGCGCCCTTGCCGGCGAAAAAGAATACCAAGATTTCTTCTACCTCCAACCCGCACAGGTAAACGGTTCGCTACCCACCAACTGGAAGTCAAAGTTTGGCGGCCCCGCATGGGAGCCTTTCGGCGACACCAACCTCTACTACCTGCACCTCTACGATGTATCGCAAGCTGACCTTAACTGGCACAACCCGCGCGTACGCCAAGAACTTTTTAATGTTGTAAATTTCTGGCGTGACAAAGGTGTGCGCGGGTTCCGATTCGACGTCATCAACGTCATCGGCAAAGACGAAGTTCTGCTGGACGCGCCCGAGGGCACCCTCGATAAGCTCATGTACACCGATACCCCGCGCGTACACACCTGGGTCAAGGAGATGAACCGCGCGTCCTTCGGCAACGACGCCAACAGCGTGACCGTGGGCGAGCTGTCATCTACCACTATCGAGAACGGGGTGCTTTACTCAGCCCCGGCACGCGATGAGCTGTCGATGATTTTCAGCTTTCACCACCTCAAAGTGGATTACGATGCCGGCAATAAATGGTCGCGCGTGCCCTTTGATTTCGAGGCTCTCAAGGGGCTGTGGCACGGCTGGGCTGAGGGCGTACAGGCGGGTAACGGCTGGAATGCCCTGTTTCTGAATAACCACGATCAGCCGCGAGCACTCAACCGTTTTGGCGATGTTGAAACCTACCGGGTGGAGTCGGCAACCATGTTGGCGGCAGCTGTTCATCTTTCGCGCGGCACCCCCTACATTTACATGGGTGAAGAGATCGGCATGGTTGACCCTGTCTATTCGTCGATGGATGACTACGTTGATGTTGAGGCGCACAATGCTTTTGCGACTCTGCGCGAATCGGGGCTGTCTGAGGCGCAGGCGTTTGAGGTTGTGGTCTCTAAAGCACGCGATAATTCTCGCACGCCCATGCAGTGGGACGCGAGTGCCCATGCCGGTTTTACCAGCGGCACTCCGTGGCTGGGAACCGCTGATTATGCGGAAATCAATGTTGAGGCTGAGCAGCGTGAGGGTAAGATTCTGCCCTTCTATAAGAAGCTGATTGCTCTGCGTCATGAGTACCCCGTCATCTCAAGGGGCAGGTATACGCCCTGGGTTGCCGACCACCGTAGCGTTTACGCTTTCACCCGCCAAGACGGTGAAGGCTCAGCCGCAACTGAACTGCTAGTGCTCAATAACTTCTACGGTGAAGCAACTGACGTCAGTGTACCCGAGCGGTTCATTGGCGGGCAGGTGCTGATTTCTAATTACAGTGCGGACGCGCCGACCTCCGGCGCCTACCGTCTGCTGCCCTATCAGACCTTGGCAGTGCTGATACAGGGCGGTCAGTAA
- a CDS encoding ABC transporter ATP-binding protein encodes MIAGFESVNEGTIRIGGQDVADLRACDHDVAMVLQSYALCPNTTAHQNMAFALESAEMDKGEINHRVEKTSLELEALLDVNPANMFGGQHQRVSMGRAIVHEPKVFLMDDPLSNLDARLHVSTCAQVSQLQRELDVTTVYMTHDQTEVMTIGGYSKMVFFNSAMSLCTSTTTSATPLLLNLLSHLL; translated from the coding sequence ATGATTGCGGGGTTTGAATCGGTCAACGAGGGCACCATTAGAATCGGCGGGCAGGACGTGGCTGATTTGCGGGCATGTGACCACGATGTCGCCATGGTGCTCCAATCTTATGCTCTCTGCCCAAATACGACGGCACACCAAAATATGGCATTTGCCCTGGAAAGCGCCGAGATGGATAAGGGTGAGATCAACCACCGTGTTGAGAAGACCTCGTTAGAGCTAGAGGCTTTGTTAGATGTGAACCCTGCCAATATGTTCGGCGGTCAGCATCAGCGTGTGTCAATGGGCAGGGCAATTGTGCATGAACCCAAAGTCTTTTTGATGGACGACCCCCTGTCTAATCTGGACGCTCGTTTGCACGTTTCAACGTGCGCTCAGGTTTCTCAGTTGCAGCGGGAACTGGACGTAACCACGGTCTATATGACCCACGACCAGACTGAAGTAATGACCATAGGCGGGTACTCAAAGATGGTATTTTTCAATAGTGCGATGAGCTTATGTACCTCTACTACCACCTCGGCAACACCTTTGTTGCTGAATTTATTGTCTCACCTGCTATGA
- a CDS encoding GTP pyrophosphokinase family protein, with protein MSTHESSLEFHQALVPALTAMRAVGADFGQLMMEYQFGVNEVMTKIEILRQEFMHRNRYNPIENVGSRIKTPESIANKLVRKGISLDPKEVAAHIFDIAGVRITCSFIADTYRVLDALTAQSDVTVVQVKDYIKNPKPNGYKSLHAIISVPIFLSTGPKDVTVEVQIRTIAMDFWAALEHKIFYKYEGDVPDYLVDELTETAHIAAQLDERMERLHTTVHGTDNGPRIVSNDEIANSALLQQLWEMASARLDR; from the coding sequence ATGTCAACGCACGAATCTTCCCTCGAATTTCATCAGGCGCTGGTACCGGCACTGACTGCTATGCGCGCGGTGGGTGCTGATTTTGGTCAGCTCATGATGGAGTATCAGTTCGGCGTGAATGAAGTGATGACAAAGATCGAGATTCTGCGTCAGGAGTTCATGCACCGCAACCGCTATAACCCCATTGAAAATGTGGGATCGCGCATTAAGACCCCTGAAAGCATCGCCAATAAACTAGTTCGTAAGGGCATTTCGCTCGACCCTAAAGAAGTTGCGGCGCATATTTTTGATATCGCTGGCGTGCGTATTACCTGCAGTTTCATTGCGGATACCTACCGGGTGCTTGATGCGCTCACCGCCCAGTCGGACGTGACGGTGGTGCAGGTGAAGGACTACATCAAGAACCCCAAACCGAATGGTTATAAGTCGCTGCACGCTATTATTTCGGTGCCGATTTTTCTCTCTACTGGCCCTAAAGATGTGACCGTTGAGGTGCAGATTCGCACGATTGCCATGGACTTTTGGGCGGCGCTTGAGCACAAGATTTTCTACAAGTACGAGGGCGATGTACCCGACTACCTCGTGGACGAACTGACCGAAACCGCCCACATTGCGGCGCAACTTGATGAGCGCATGGAACGGTTGCACACCACCGTCCACGGCACAGATAACGGGCCGCGCATTGTCAGCAACGACGAAATCGCCAACTCCGCCCTACTTCAGCAACTGTGGGAGATGGCGTCTGCCCGACTCGACCGCTGA
- a CDS encoding transposase family protein, whose protein sequence is MDGTLIPVWNWRSLGKTNFSGKHKRAGCNHQVICTIDGKLLVITDPLPGARHDAYAFKKHGLDRYLDETTLADKGYVGLGLLVPTKRKPGVKTSKAVKDNNRVINRVRAVVERVIAQIKTWRIFHTGFRRPLGSYGRVFSSGAWVGVLCGREDF, encoded by the coding sequence ATCGACGGGACACTAATACCGGTCTGGAACTGGCGCTCACTAGGTAAAACCAACTTCTCTGGTAAGCATAAGCGGGCCGGGTGCAATCACCAGGTCATCTGCACCATCGACGGCAAGCTCCTGGTCATCACTGACCCGCTACCTGGTGCTCGGCACGATGCTTATGCCTTCAAAAAGCATGGTTTAGATAGGTACTTGGATGAGACAACCCTAGCCGATAAAGGCTACGTAGGTTTGGGGCTACTGGTACCAACCAAGCGCAAACCCGGGGTGAAGACATCGAAGGCTGTCAAGGACAATAATCGTGTGATTAACAGGGTGCGAGCTGTGGTGGAGCGTGTCATCGCGCAGATTAAGACCTGGCGTATTTTTCATACGGGTTTCCGGCGTCCTTTGGGTTCTTATGGGCGGGTGTTTTCTTCTGGTGCGTGGGTTGGTGTTTTATGCGGCCGGGAGGACTTTTGA
- a CDS encoding acyl-CoA desaturase, with protein sequence MTQTLPASSPIQLTPQQLDALEEKFDAIHDEILAQRGEEDARYIRRVVKLQRSLEMLGRGSLLFAKHKPLWLLGVGSLSVSKILENMEIGHNVLHGQWDWMNDKEIHSTTWEWDFVTPSSGWQRTHNESHHVWTNVVGRDEDVGYNLLRMDDSQPWKPKHLLNPVMNAILAPGFEWGIAMYDIELNRFMTGQKSKKDTLRDVKRTLKKFGRQSAKDFVLSPALASLNGSGVAAIKGFVAANIIRNLWAHAVIFCGHFPDGVEVFSEEDIENETRGGWYVRQVLGSANIDGSKLMHFMTGNLSLQIEHHLFPDMPSNRLSEVAPRVRKICQEYGLPYNSGPLPVQILKTWRKVFRLALP encoded by the coding sequence ATGACGCAGACCCTGCCTGCTTCTTCACCCATCCAGCTGACTCCGCAACAGCTTGATGCACTCGAAGAAAAATTTGATGCTATTCACGATGAGATTCTTGCCCAGCGTGGTGAGGAGGACGCGCGCTATATTCGCCGCGTGGTGAAACTGCAGCGCAGCCTAGAGATGCTTGGCCGCGGCTCTTTGCTGTTCGCTAAGCACAAGCCCCTGTGGCTGTTGGGCGTTGGTTCGCTGTCGGTCAGCAAGATTCTCGAAAACATGGAAATCGGGCACAACGTTCTGCACGGTCAGTGGGACTGGATGAACGATAAAGAGATTCACTCCACCACTTGGGAGTGGGACTTCGTGACGCCCTCTAGCGGTTGGCAACGCACCCACAACGAGTCGCATCACGTATGGACGAACGTGGTCGGCAGAGACGAGGACGTGGGATACAACCTGCTGCGCATGGACGACTCCCAGCCCTGGAAACCCAAGCACCTGCTGAACCCCGTCATGAACGCTATTCTGGCGCCGGGTTTCGAATGGGGTATCGCCATGTACGACATCGAGCTCAACCGTTTTATGACCGGTCAGAAGTCTAAAAAAGACACCCTGCGCGATGTGAAGCGCACCCTGAAAAAGTTTGGACGCCAGTCAGCGAAAGACTTTGTGCTTTCCCCGGCGCTGGCTTCGCTCAACGGCTCGGGAGTTGCCGCTATCAAGGGTTTCGTAGCGGCAAATATTATTCGTAACCTCTGGGCACACGCGGTGATCTTCTGCGGTCACTTCCCCGACGGAGTAGAGGTCTTCTCAGAAGAAGACATCGAGAACGAAACCCGCGGTGGCTGGTACGTGCGTCAGGTGCTGGGTTCAGCCAACATCGACGGCTCAAAGCTCATGCACTTTATGACGGGCAACCTCTCCCTACAGATTGAGCACCACCTATTCCCCGACATGCCCTCTAACCGCCTCTCTGAGGTGGCACCGCGCGTCCGGAAAATCTGCCAGGAGTACGGCCTGCCCTACAACTCGGGCCCGCTGCCGGTGCAGATTCTCAAGACCTGGCGCAAGGTCTTCCGCTTGGCACTACCCTAG
- a CDS encoding CorA family divalent cation transporter gives MKRISAWAAIPIAPTVIGSIYGMNFDTMPELHWAGRYPAPLGADGGCFLYSVACFQTGKVAVRMRGLRSSLKVMCAVRSQHLSRWQSAS, from the coding sequence ATGAAACGCATCTCGGCATGGGCAGCAATTCCTATAGCACCCACCGTAATCGGCTCAATTTACGGTATGAACTTCGATACCATGCCTGAGCTGCACTGGGCAGGGAGATACCCTGCACCCCTGGGGGCTGATGGTGGCTGTTTCCTTTATTCTGTGGCTTGTTTTCAAACAGGAAAAGTGGCTGTAAGGATGCGGGGGCTCCGCAGTTCTCTGAAGGTGATGTGCGCGGTGCGTTCCCAGCACCTTAGCAGGTGGCAATCAGCGAGCTGA